In the genome of Globicephala melas chromosome 3, mGloMel1.2, whole genome shotgun sequence, one region contains:
- the ESM1 gene encoding endothelial cell-specific molecule 1 isoform X2: MKSLLLLATLLVPAHLAAAWSTKYAVDCPERCDTNECKSSLRCKRTVLDDCGCCRVCAAGPGETCYRTVSGMDGVKCGPGLRCQFYSEEDDFGDEFGICKEHDMASGDGNAVREELVKENAARSPVMKWLNPR; the protein is encoded by the exons ATGAAGAGCCTCCTGCTGCTGGCCACGCTCCTGGTCCCCGCGCACCTGGCGGCGGCCTGGAGCACCAAGTACGCGGTCGATTGCCCGGAGCGCTGTGACACTAACGAGTGCAAAAGCAGCCTGCGCTGTAAGAGGACGGTGCTGGACGACTGTGGCTGCTGCCGGGTGTGCGCCGCTGGTCCGGGAGAAACTTGCTACCGCACGGTCTCAGGCATGGATGGCGTGAAGTGTGGCCCCGGGCTGAGGTGTCAGTTTTACAGTGAGGAGGATGATTTTGGTGACGAGTTTGGTATCTGCAAAG AGCATGACATGGCGTCTGGAGATGGCAATGCTGTGAGAGAAGAACTCGTGAAGGAGAATGCTGCCCGGTCTCCTGTAATGAAGTGGTTAAATCCACGCTGA
- the ESM1 gene encoding endothelial cell-specific molecule 1 isoform X1, translating to MKSLLLLATLLVPAHLAAAWSTKYAVDCPERCDTNECKSSLRCKRTVLDDCGCCRVCAAGPGETCYRTVSGMDGVKCGPGLRCQFYSEEDDFGDEFGICKDCPYGTFGMECKQTCSCQSGICDRVTGKCLKFPFFQYSVAKAANQRFVSHTEHDMASGDGNAVREELVKENAARSPVMKWLNPR from the exons ATGAAGAGCCTCCTGCTGCTGGCCACGCTCCTGGTCCCCGCGCACCTGGCGGCGGCCTGGAGCACCAAGTACGCGGTCGATTGCCCGGAGCGCTGTGACACTAACGAGTGCAAAAGCAGCCTGCGCTGTAAGAGGACGGTGCTGGACGACTGTGGCTGCTGCCGGGTGTGCGCCGCTGGTCCGGGAGAAACTTGCTACCGCACGGTCTCAGGCATGGATGGCGTGAAGTGTGGCCCCGGGCTGAGGTGTCAGTTTTACAGTGAGGAGGATGATTTTGGTGACGAGTTTGGTATCTGCAAAG ACTGTCCGTATGGCACCTTCGGGATGGAATGCAAGCAGACCTGCAGCTGTCAGTCGGGCATATGTGACAGGGTGACCGGCAAATGTCTGAAGTTTCCCTTCTTCCAATATTCAGTAGCCAAGGCTGCCAACCAGAGATTTGTTTCTCACACAG AGCATGACATGGCGTCTGGAGATGGCAATGCTGTGAGAGAAGAACTCGTGAAGGAGAATGCTGCCCGGTCTCCTGTAATGAAGTGGTTAAATCCACGCTGA